In the genome of bacterium, the window ATTATCAGTTTTCTTGAGTCGAGGGACTCTTTTTTATCCCAATTTGTCGCACTTGTAATTACAATTCACAGTATTCATCATTGGCATAAAAGAAAAGATTTCACCGCAGAGACGCTGAGACCGCAGAGAAAGGAATGATAGGGCCTAAAAGCCTAAAAGCCTAAAAGCCTAAAAGCCTAAAAGCCTAAAAGCCTAAAAGCCTTAAAGCCTTAAATGCCTTAAATGCCTTAAATGCCTTAAAATTAAATTTCTCAGCGAACTCAGCGTCTCTGCGGTGAAAATGGATATTTTCTTTGCGTAAAGGCAGGCTTTGCGGTATATTTCTGGGATTAATATTCCGGGGCGATACATGGGATCGTTGCGGAGAGTTATTCAATTTTCCGTATGAACAGGAAATTTCATGGCCAAAGATAAACAAGTTGCCAAAACAGCGGGTATAATTTCAGGTTTCACCATGATTTCACGCATTTTTGGATATGTGCGTGATGGTCTTGGGGGCGCGATCCTGGGTGCCGGATTTGCCAATGATGCCTATCTGGCGGCTTTTCGAATCCCCAATTTACTGCGCGATCTTTTTGCCGAGGGTGCGCTTTCTTCCGCTTTTATCCCTACATTTACATCCACAGCAGAGAAAGAAGGGGCCAAGCGGGCATGGCAACTGGTTTCCATTGTCATCAATGTGATTGTTTTGATCATGCTCGGTTTGGTGCTTTTGGGGGAATTGGGAGCGCCGCTATTGGTACGCGCGATTGTACCGGGATTTGCCGCTATTCCCGAAAAAATGGAATTGACCGTCCACTTAACCCGTATATTACTCCCGTTTCTTTCATTTATCAGTATGGCGGCTGTGTTCATGGGTGTCCTCAATTCCAGGGAACGCTTTGGGGTTCCGGCTTTTGCGCCGGTCATGCTTAATTTGACCATGATATTTTTTGGTTTTATTCTTTGTCCCTTGTTCGGAGATTTGCCGGAAGAACAGGTTGTGGGCTGGGCTTGGGGTGCGCTGGCCGGTGGATTGATGCAGATGGTGATCCAAATTCCAGCCGTGTTTAAACAGGGGTTTCGTTGGCAGCCATTGATCCGTTGGAGAGATCCTGGATTGCGCCGGATTATTAAATTGATGATACCTGCGATTGCGGGTCTTTCAGTGACCCAGATTAATTTATTTATCAATACCATCATTGCATCTTTTTTAATGGAAGGTGCAGTAACCTATTTATATTATGGGAACCGAATTATGCAATTGCCGCTGGGTGTTTTCGGTGTGGCCATTGCCACAGCCCTGTTGCCATTGACATCCAAGCATATTGCCCGGGGAGAAAAAGACCAATTCATAGAGACCCTTTCGTTTGGTATGCGGCTATTGTTCATTATCACGATTCCGGCTGCCGCAGGGATTATCGTATTGGCCGAGCCGATCAACCGGCTTTTGTTTGAGTACGGCCGCTTTGATCCTTTGGCAATTAAAGCGGTGGCCAAGGTCTCGATCTTTTATACTTGCGGCTTGGTCGCGTTTGCCGGCGTAAAAGTTATCGTGCCGACATTTTATGCACTCAATGATGCCAAGACACCGGTGATTGCGGCGGCAATCGCGGTGGGTGTGAATATTGGATTGAATCTATTATTGATGAAACCCATGGGATATACCGGGCTGGCGCTGGCGACCACCGTGGCGGCATTTGTGAATTTTGCGATACTTGTCATAAAATTACGCAAACATACCGGACAGCTGGATGCGAAAAGAATATTAAACTCTTTTATCCGGGTTTTTCTGGCAGGTGCCATGATGGGTTTTTTGGTTTGGTCGGGTGCACAGGGATGGCTGCCGGATGGCGGTGCCGGTATCGCGCGTTGGGAATTGGCTTGGAAGGTTTTTACACTGATTTTTACCGGGGTTTTTGCCTATGCAGCATTTTGCTGGTTTTTTCAGGTTCCGGAGCAAGAACGTGTATGGGGAATGGTGAGAAGCAAAATCGGCCTGGGGGATACCGGGAAATAATTTATGTAGGGGCGAATCCACTTGTCCGGCGCATGCCGGATGTATTCGCCCAATGGGGTTAAAAATGGAAAAATTACGTTTTAATATCATTCAAACTGACTGGGGTTTTGTCGCGGCGGCGATTAGCAAACACGGACTGCGTCATTTGCTCCTGCCGAAGGAAACCAAAGAGAAAGCATTTGAATCACTCTGTGCCAAAGTCAAGGATGAGAAATTGGTGCCGGATAACAAGGACCTGATTTTAAAAAAACTCACCGGTCAATTAAAAAATTATTTTATGGGACGGCTGGTGGAATTCACGTACAAGCTGGATTACAATACTGCTACGATTTTTCAACGTCAGGTCTGGTGTGTGACCCGGACAATCCCCTATGGTGCGACTCAAACCTATGGGTGGATTGCTGAAAAAATCGGTGATCCGGAATCCAAACGGGCGGTAGGACAGGCGCTCAATGCCAATCCCATTCCGATTTTAGTGCCCTGTCACCGGGTGATTGCCGCTCGCGGCAGACTGGGCGGTTTCGGCGGCGGGACGGAGATGAAAAGCCGTCTGCTCAAGCTGGAAGGTACTATTTTGGCATGAAGCGTTTTCACCGCAGAGACGCTGAGGACGCAGAGGAAGATTCAAAAACTATAAAAAATCAGGATATAAGGAAAAGGAAATACTGAAAGCATTAAACTATAAAAAGATTTTTTCTGCGTACTCAGCGTCTCTGCGGTGCCCGCTTTTTGGGTGTGCGGTGAAATGAATTTAATGAAAGTGTGATAATGATTTGAAACATAAAATAATTTTAAGGTTAATTCCGCTCGCCGCTTTTGTAATCCGTCTAATCGGGTGGAGTATGCGGATTCGACTGATAGACCCGAACAAAGTTTCCCCACAAGCGCGAACTGAGGAAAAATTCATCTATGCGTTTTGGCACAATCAGCAGATTTTGTCGGCTTTTTTTTTCCGCAATTTCGGTATCCGCGTATTGGTATCCCGCTCTAAAGACGGCGATTATATTACCGGGGTTTTAAAACAATTCGGGTTTGGTGCGGTGCGCTCCTCGTCGAGCAGCGGAAAAATAAACGCGTTGCGCGGATTGGTTAAGGAATTACGTAAAGGCGCGCATACCGCCATCACCCCCGATGGCCCCCGGGGTCCGGTTTATCAGGCGCAGCCGGGGGTGGTTTTTTTAGCAGCACTTTCCGGTCATCGGGTCGTACCTTTTGGGTGTGCTGTTAACCGGGTCTGGTCGCTGCGGCGTGCCTGGGACCGGTTCGAGATTCCCAAACCGTTTAGTCGCGCGGTGATTTTTTACGGCGACCCGATCAGTGTTCCCAAGAAACTTACGGATGAAGCGGCAAAAAAAATAGTGCAACACGTGGAAAACGAAATGAACCGTTTGCGCACGGCCGCGCAGCAACAGGTTGAAAACCCGGATGAAAGCAGGCATGGCTAATGGTGTGGAAGGATGTGCGCAGTAAAATTAAAAAGACATTTGGTGAACAAGAAGTCGCTAAATTGGAGAAAGCCTACCAGTTTACGGAGAAATGTCATTTTGGGCAGAAACGTTTGTCCGGCGATCCTTATGTGACCCATAGTATTGAAACTGCGGCGATTTTGTTTGAATTGCATTCGGATTCCGATGCGATTGCAGCCGGATTGCTGCACGATTGTATCGAAGACACAGACGCCACTTATGAAGAAATCGAGAAGGTATTCGGCAAAGAGGTTGCGGACCTTGTTGACGGGGTTACCAAAATCGGGACCCGGGTTTTTCGCGATTCGGAAGAACAAAAAGCGGAAAACCTGCGGAAGATCATGTTGGCCATGGTTCGGGATATTCGGGTCCTGGTGATCAAGCTGGCCGACCGCTTGCATAACATGCGCACCCTGGAATATTTGCCGGATGATAAGAGAATGCGTCTGGCCCGTGAGACCATTGAAATTTATGCCCCCCTGGCACACCGGCTCGGTATGGCCAAGATTAAAAATGAACTGGAGGATTTGGGTTTTAAACATCTTCATTTTAGCGAGTATACCGAGCTGATTTTGCAGGTGAAGTCTTTTGAAAAGCAGCGGGAGGCGGATATCGCCTCGGCGCAGGAACAGATTGTGAAGCTGCTGAGTGATATTAAAATTAAAGCCTCGGTAAGCGGGCGTATGAAACATTTATACAGTCTTTGGAATAAAATGCGTTTTCAGAATAAAAACCTGGATCAGATTTTTGATCTGATGGCTTTGCGTATTATTGTTCCGGCCATCAAAGATTGTTACGCTGCATTGGGCATTGTGCACGCCCACTGGAAGCCCATGCCCGGACGATTTAAAGATTTCATTGCCATGCCCCGTTCCAATATGTATCAGTCATTGCACACCACGGTGATTGGTCCTTCCGGCGAGCCTTTGGAAATTCAGATCAGAACCATTGAAATGCATAAGACCGCCGAAGAGGGGATTGCCGCCCACTGGTCTTACAAAGAGGGTGTGAGTGCCGGCGAGGCCTATACTGCCAAGCTGTCCTGGTTTGGACAATTCCTTGACTGGCAGAACGATCTGCGTGATTCCAGGGAATTTATGGAAGCGTTGAAAATTGATCTTTTTGAGGATGAGGTGTATGTCTTTACTCCTAAAGGAGAGGTCAAATCATTGCGCCGCAATGCCAATCCCATTGATTATGCCTATCTCATTCATTCGAAGCTGGGGGATACATTGGTAGGCGCCAAAGTAAACGGCCGGTTGGTCCCTTTAAGATATGAATTAAAAAACGGCGACATTGTAGAGGTCATCACGCGTGCGGACGGGAAGCCTTCCCGCGACTGGATCAAGGTGGTCAAGACGACCAAAGCGAAGAACCGTATCCGGCATTATTTCCGGCAAATCGAAAAGGATGATAAGGTCAAACACGGCAAAGCATTGCTGACCGTGGAGCTGGAGCGCTGCGGCACCACACTCAATGAGATGATGAAAAAGGAACGTTTGCTGGAAGTCGCGCAAGGGATGAATCTGAAAAGCGTGGAAGAGTTGCTGCTGCAAATTGGGGATGCGAATATCGGGAGCCGGACGATTGCCGGACGATTGGGACTGGATCTTCCCAGCACACAGGCACCGGCAACAGCGCAGCCGGCGGCATCCAAAGCCGACAAAGCTGAAGCGAGCGGCGTACGGGTCAGCGGATTGGCCGGGATGGTCATTCGCTACGCACAATGTTGTCATCCCATTCCCGGAGATGCAATCACCGGATATATTACCCAGGGTCGGGGTGTCTCGATTCACCGGCAGGATTGTTCCAATGTAAAAACATTTTTAAACGAACCGGACCGCTATGTGCAGGTTAGCTGGGATGACATGAAAGATGCGGTGCATGATATGCAGATTTTTTTACGAGCTGCCGGACGTGAACGTTTGCAGACCGACCTGCTGCGTGTTTTTGATGACA includes:
- the murJ gene encoding murein biosynthesis integral membrane protein MurJ, with translation MAKDKQVAKTAGIISGFTMISRIFGYVRDGLGGAILGAGFANDAYLAAFRIPNLLRDLFAEGALSSAFIPTFTSTAEKEGAKRAWQLVSIVINVIVLIMLGLVLLGELGAPLLVRAIVPGFAAIPEKMELTVHLTRILLPFLSFISMAAVFMGVLNSRERFGVPAFAPVMLNLTMIFFGFILCPLFGDLPEEQVVGWAWGALAGGLMQMVIQIPAVFKQGFRWQPLIRWRDPGLRRIIKLMIPAIAGLSVTQINLFINTIIASFLMEGAVTYLYYGNRIMQLPLGVFGVAIATALLPLTSKHIARGEKDQFIETLSFGMRLLFIITIPAAAGIIVLAEPINRLLFEYGRFDPLAIKAVAKVSIFYTCGLVAFAGVKVIVPTFYALNDAKTPVIAAAIAVGVNIGLNLLLMKPMGYTGLALATTVAAFVNFAILVIKLRKHTGQLDAKRILNSFIRVFLAGAMMGFLVWSGAQGWLPDGGAGIARWELAWKVFTLIFTGVFAYAAFCWFFQVPEQERVWGMVRSKIGLGDTGK
- a CDS encoding methylated-DNA--[protein]-cysteine S-methyltransferase, whose translation is MEKLRFNIIQTDWGFVAAAISKHGLRHLLLPKETKEKAFESLCAKVKDEKLVPDNKDLILKKLTGQLKNYFMGRLVEFTYKLDYNTATIFQRQVWCVTRTIPYGATQTYGWIAEKIGDPESKRAVGQALNANPIPILVPCHRVIAARGRLGGFGGGTEMKSRLLKLEGTILA
- a CDS encoding lysophospholipid acyltransferase family protein: MRIRLIDPNKVSPQARTEEKFIYAFWHNQQILSAFFFRNFGIRVLVSRSKDGDYITGVLKQFGFGAVRSSSSSGKINALRGLVKELRKGAHTAITPDGPRGPVYQAQPGVVFLAALSGHRVVPFGCAVNRVWSLRRAWDRFEIPKPFSRAVIFYGDPISVPKKLTDEAAKKIVQHVENEMNRLRTAAQQQVENPDESRHG
- a CDS encoding bifunctional (p)ppGpp synthetase/guanosine-3',5'-bis(diphosphate) 3'-pyrophosphohydrolase, with translation MVWKDVRSKIKKTFGEQEVAKLEKAYQFTEKCHFGQKRLSGDPYVTHSIETAAILFELHSDSDAIAAGLLHDCIEDTDATYEEIEKVFGKEVADLVDGVTKIGTRVFRDSEEQKAENLRKIMLAMVRDIRVLVIKLADRLHNMRTLEYLPDDKRMRLARETIEIYAPLAHRLGMAKIKNELEDLGFKHLHFSEYTELILQVKSFEKQREADIASAQEQIVKLLSDIKIKASVSGRMKHLYSLWNKMRFQNKNLDQIFDLMALRIIVPAIKDCYAALGIVHAHWKPMPGRFKDFIAMPRSNMYQSLHTTVIGPSGEPLEIQIRTIEMHKTAEEGIAAHWSYKEGVSAGEAYTAKLSWFGQFLDWQNDLRDSREFMEALKIDLFEDEVYVFTPKGEVKSLRRNANPIDYAYLIHSKLGDTLVGAKVNGRLVPLRYELKNGDIVEVITRADGKPSRDWIKVVKTTKAKNRIRHYFRQIEKDDKVKHGKALLTVELERCGTTLNEMMKKERLLEVAQGMNLKSVEELLLQIGDANIGSRTIAGRLGLDLPSTQAPATAQPAASKADKAEASGVRVSGLAGMVIRYAQCCHPIPGDAITGYITQGRGVSIHRQDCSNVKTFLNEPDRYVQVSWDDMKDAVHDMQIFLRAAGRERLQTDLLRVFDDIRVHVKESTTRITQQNHFEAIFTIQIKGKDHLREIITALQKVKSVISVSRR